The sequence below is a genomic window from Mauremys mutica isolate MM-2020 ecotype Southern chromosome 23, ASM2049712v1, whole genome shotgun sequence.
caacaatctgtaacccacccACCCCTTTGTCCCACGACTGCAGGGGTGTTAAACGGCCACGTCACCGGGACTGGTCCCTTCGACTAGGTGTCAACTCCGTATTCTAAACAATCTGTGCCACCTTGCCGGTAGCTGTGACACTCGGCGTCCCGGTCCCAGACCTGACGAAGAGCCTGGGGAGCTTGAAAGCTCAGCTCTCACACCAACAGTTGGTGcagtaaaagctattacctcgCCCGCCTCGTCTCCCCTAAGAGCTGGTAGAAGACAGAGATGCAGAAGCTTTGAAGAAGGATGTGCCCTGCTCTCGGCTGTAGCTACGCAAGCACTAACAGGACCGTGTTCCCGACACTGATTGGCCCAAACAGCAGGCCCACTTACAGCTGTGTGCCAAACAACATCGGAAACGAAACTGATTTCTTAGGTTTCTATTTTCCAGCCCAAGTTGGACTTTCTTCACCCTGAAAGAATCTTTCTCCCAAAGCCTGATTAGTAACATGAATCAGGAACGCTGGCTGGGCCTTTAAAGTAGGATTTCATTTAAAGGCATCAGTCACTTCCCCGGCAATTTGTCTTTCAGGGACTGTGTATAAATGACATAACATAGTTTGGTGATTTTTGCCAAGACCCACTGACCCATCCACCCCTTGTAACACTGAAACAGACAAGCAAAATTAAGCCCCCCCCCTCACAACCCCGCAATGCTTTATGTAATTTATAGACAGCCCCTCACTTCTCCTTGACTCATCACCCACTGCATGCAAATTCCCTAGCCGTGGGCAGTGCCGTTACAATGAAGGGTCTCTTGCCCTCAGAGCAGCAGCAACTTACCTCCAGCGTCTGGTGAGCAGAATGAATTGATTGCTGTGCAATGCAGCTAGATCAGGAGCCCAGTTTCCAGGCGTCTGCTACTACATGGGTGTGTGTGCAGAGAGGACGAAGCATCCCCCACCAATAGCAGGGATGGCAAGAGCCCACGCCCTGCTCCCCTTTAGCCTCCCTGCCGCTGGACACACAGACTCTGGAGCATCTGCATGTTAACATGCTTAGGGCACAAACAGAGAAAACCCCTTGGAGTGCCTCCCCTTGTGATCCAGACCCAGATGGTACAGTCCTTCTATGCCAAGGCAGTAAACCCCATCCTTGCCACATCCTAGCTGGGCAGagtcccacccacccacctccttgCCCAAGAAACAGTCTGTCGATATAACAACTGACCCCCTGGGGTTCCACCctcttctgtgctgctgtagaGAGGATAGAGGGCACCTCTGTGGGTTAAAATTCTgcttggttggggtttttttttgctggtTACATTAGCCTAGACGATTCCGTGGTCAAGGTGAACTAGTGAAATGGCGACATCCCAAGAGGCTGAAAGGGGGGAGGGCTTTTTAGTGACAAGGCCCAAACCTCTGTTTGATTCGAATAGCCACGTAAGTCTAATGCCTGGGCTAGACAGAGAACAGTTTCATCCTCGTTTGAGACTGTCACAGTAACGGGGAGCCTGGAGGCGCGGCTGCAGCAATCCACACCACGAGGGCCCTAGTAGCAGGGGTTGCTTTTGTTAGAGCTTTATTGCGTGTCTTGGAGCTGAGTCATCAAGAAACAGTAAGGACAGTcagcagaggtggcagcaggcTACCGAGTAACCCGCCACTGAGCGAGGAATGGCTAGCCGGAGCCACGTTGCGTGGCCACAAGATTAAACCCCAGGCTTATTGCAAAGCTGGCTCGGAGGAGGATACTGGATGGATCTACCTCTGGCAGGGGCCGAGAGATTCTAGCTCTTTTTTCACTTTGACAACACTTTACTTTGGTTCTGGCAATACACTGGCGTGAAGGTGTGTGTGCACATTCGGTGAGCTATTTTTCATTGACACACAATCAACCATTTTCAACCATAACAACTCGGGGCATTTAAATTTGCAAAAGTTTATTGATTTGTCACATTTCAGCCAACAGCAATAATTCAGCCAGAATCCCAACAGAACTCGAAGTCTGTTGTTGAGAAGGTAGAATAAGCAGCAGATGTGTGGGAACTGTTTCTACAGGCCACTTGCTTTTGCATTCAACTACAAAGCCATTTCTCTAACTTGCTATTTGTTGCATTAGCCTGATTCCAATTGAGAAACTGCAGCAGACGAATCAGTGTATCTTCCAGAGCGTAAAAGAGCAGCTGTAGCTTTCAGAGTAAGGCACCGACTGCCGCCCCAGCACCTACTATCGCAGCGTTGGCAGCTGCAGGGAGGCCTGCGGCACCTGAGAGGAAACAGAGAATCAGCTAGTCAGTATCACGACGTTATACTAGCAGGCCAGGTATCCCCTTCCCATGGCCTGGCACTACAGAAGTCGAGACTCTTTGTGCTTTCTGTATGGATGCAATAGGTTACACTGTTGCTTGGTAGAGTCCCTTTTACCAGGAGCCAAGAGGCCAGTGCTGTACTTTGCTGACCTGCCTTGATGGTGCAACCTTGAAcaggagtgggattttcaaacaggGCACTAACTCTATTccccttaaagtcaatgggcACATCCCCAGTGAGAACAGAGTGAGGTGGGTGAACCCTGAGTGCTTCTGAAGATCCCATCTATTCCTCTACAACAATGGAAGCGAGCCACGGTACGGACCGAGCACCTAGCCAGAGGGATAGTGAACAGAgaagctagatcaggggtcggcaaccttgcagaagtgctgtgccaagtcttcacttattcactctcatttaaggttccgcgtgccagtaataattgtaacgtttttagaaggtctccttctataagtctataatatataactaaactgttgttgtatgtaaagtaaataaggtttttaaaatgttaaaaaagcttcatttaaaattaaattaaaatgcagagccccccagaccggtggccaggacccgggcagtgtgagtgccactgaaaatcagctcgcgtgccgccttcggcacccgtgccataggttgcctacccctgagctagagcaCGTTGCATCTAAGTGCTTAGCAGTTTATTAGCAGGATCTGTGAGGAGCAGGTTTGGCCAGTCAGGGCTTATTCCTCATTACATGCAAGAGAAATCAGAAGCACCACAGAAATGACGGACTCTCTCCATGCAGGGTTGTTCATAAGGCAGGAGAGCACTACCAGAGACACATGCATTTCAGTGAAAGGGGAGCTCCCCGTTACTTACCAATGGACTGCAGCACTGCCACAACACTGCCAGCGGCTACCCCTCCTCCGTTGGCTACGGCCGCTGCTGACATCATCTTGGCAGCAAGTGTCCCAGCTGCAATGCCTGCTCCAGTAAAGCCGACTGCCCCGACTACTACTGGGATCCCAACGAATGCCACCCCTGCATTCATGACACAGCGAGGTTAAGCACAGTCCAGGCTCCTACAGCAATTGCTTCAGCAGCAGAGCCATGGACCTGCATCCGTCCACCCGCCCAGCTCCTCTCTTGGGTGGTCTAATGGATCGCGTGGTTAGCAACCAGGAAGGGCGACAGGGTCAGAGCCGTCTGAGAACCACTCCCGGAACGGAACGTTTCGCTAACCTGCAAAGCATGCCCGAGCAGGGTGCACAAGTGGAGCTCAGAAGCAGCATCTTGCCTTCCTAGCTCTGCTCAGCGGAGTGCATTGATGCTACAGGACCGGGC
It includes:
- the LOC123355406 gene encoding interferon alpha-inducible protein 27-like protein 2A — protein: MQTSLMRLDCEANDTQVTDSEPHAANMLDSLVTLAGAGVAAGVAFVGIPVVVGAVGFTGAGIAAGTLAAKMMSAAAVANGGGVAAGSVVAVLQSIGAAGLPAAANAAIVGAGAAVGALL